A section of the Myxocyprinus asiaticus isolate MX2 ecotype Aquarium Trade chromosome 40, UBuf_Myxa_2, whole genome shotgun sequence genome encodes:
- the LOC127430653 gene encoding heat shock 70 kDa protein 4-like isoform X3: MDAAQIAGLNCLRLMNDTTAVALAYGIYKQDLPAPEEKPRTVVFVDVGHASYQVSACAFNKGKLKVLGSAFDHELGGKDFDEVLVSYFCEEFGQKYKLDVRSKPRALVRLYQECEKLKKLMSANSSDLPLNIECFMNDIDVTGTLNRAKFEELSAGLLAKVEGPLRSVMEQTKLKKEDIYAVEIIGGASRIPAIKERISKFFGKELSTTLNADEAVARGCALQCAILSPAFKVREFFITDVVPYPISLKWTSVADEGISDCEVFQKNHAAPFSKVLTFYRREPFTLEAYYNNPKELPYPNPNIGQFNIQKVVPQPSGESSKVKVKVRVNVHGVFSVSSASLVEVLKSAEGEEPMETETPAKGDENKMQVDQEVQKAQADDQKENADKKSDTEDMETSTEDKQGEKKNDQPPQAKKAKVKTKSVELPIENSLHWQLANDMLNLFVENEGKMIMQDKLEKERNDAKNCVEEYVYEMRDKLHGVLENFVNETNRDSFSIKLEDTENWLYEEGEDQQKQVYVDKLAELKKLGEPILSRYIEAEERPKAFEELGRQIQLYMKVVVAYKAKDELYDHLEELEVMKVEKQVNEAMTWMNNKMNLQSKQILSQDPVVRTQEIQAKTKELYSACNHIVTKPKPKVEPPKEEKAAEQNGPVNGQEGPEAHVGNPEKGQASPEITDAKLPEMDID; the protein is encoded by the exons GTTCTGGGTTCTGCATTTGACCATGAGCTGGGCGGTAAAGACTTTGACGAGGTGCTGGTCAGTTACTTCTGTGAGGAATTCGGCCAGAAGTACAAGCTGGACGTGCGCTCGAAGCCCCGTGCTCTGGTGCGACTCTACCAGGAGTGCGAGAAGCTGAAAAAACTCATGAGTGCCAACTCCTCTGACCTGCCACTCAACATTGAATGCTTCATGAATGACATTGACGTAACCGGGACACTCAACAG AGCCAAGTTTGAGGAGCTCAGCGCAGGGCTGTTGGCCAAGGTGGAGGGTCCCCTGCGCAGCGTCATGGAACAGACCA AGCTGAAGAAAGAGGACATCTACGCTGTGGAGATCATAGGCGGTGCCTCCAGGATTCCAGCCATTAAAGAGCGAATCAGCAAATTCTTTGGGAAGGAGTTGAGCACTACACTGAATGCGGATGAGGCTGTGGCAAGAGGATGTGCACTGCAG TGTGCTATTCTGTCACCCGCCTTTAAAGTGCGTGAGTTTTTCATCACAGATGTGGTCCCATACCCAATCTCTCTAAAATGGACGTCAGTGGCTGATGAAGGCATAAG TGATTGTGAAGTATTCCAAAAGAATCATGCAGCACCCTTCTCTAAAGTGTTGACTTTCTACCGGAGGGAGCCTTTCACTTTGGAGGCCTACTACAACAATCCAAAAGAGCTGCCATATCCCAATCCTAACATAG GCCAGTTCAACATCCAGAAGGTGGTGCCTCAGCCATCAGGTGAGAGCTCTAAGGTGAAGGTGAAGGTACGTGTGAATGTGCACGGGGTCTTCAGCGTGTCCAGCGCCTCCCTGGTGGAGGTCCTAAAATCTGCTGAAGGAGAAGAGCCCATGGAGACAGAGACTCCTGCCAAGGGGGACGAG AACAAGATGCAAGTGGATCAAGAAGTACAGAAGGCTCAAGCTGATGATCAGAAAGAAAATGCTGACAAGAAATCAGACACTGAAGACATGGAG ACTTCAACAGAAGACAAACAGGGGGAGAAGAAGAACGACCAGCCTCCACAAGCCAAGAAAGCCAAAGTAAAGACAAAGTCAGTGGAGCTGCCCATCGAGAACAGCCTGCACTGGCAGCTGGCCAATGACATGCTCAATCTGTTTGTGGAGAATGAG GGGAAGATGATTATGCAGGACAAGCTGGAGAAAGAAAGGAATGATGCCAAGAACTGTGTGGAGGAGTATGTTTATGAAATGAGAGACAAACTGCATGGAGTGCTGGAGAACTTTGTCAATGAGACT AACAGAGATTCCTTCTCCATAAAACTGGAGGACACAGAAAACTGGTTATATGAAGAAGGAGAGGACCAGCAGAAGCAAGTGTATGTTGATAAACTGGCAGAGTTGAAG AAACTGGGCGAGCCTATTCTGAGCCGATATATTGAGGCTGAAGAGCGACCAAAAGCTTTTGAGGAGCTTGGAAGGCAAATTCAGCTGTACATGAAAGTCGTAGTGGCTTATAAGGCCAAG GATGAGCTGTATGATCATTTAGAAGAGCTGGAGGTCATGAAAGTGGAGAAGCAGGTGAATGAAGCTATGACCTGGatgaacaacaaaatgaacctGCAGAGCAAACAGATTCTCAGCCAGGATCCTGTGGTCAGAACACAAGAGATTCAGGCCAAAACAAAG GAGCTGTATTCTGCTTGCAATCATATTGTCACCAAACCTAAGCCCAAAGTGGAGCCTCCCAAGGAGGAGAAGGCTGCCGAACAGAATGGCCCTGTTAATGGACAGGAGGGCCCAGAGGCCCATGTGGGCAACCCAGAGAAGGGCCAAGCCAGCCCAGAAATCACAGATGCCAAGCTTCCTGAAATGGACATTGACTAA